AGGCGAAAAGCACCGTTCCCCATTTCTACCTCACGCTCGACTGCGATATCGATGCGCTGCTGGCGCTGCGCAAGCAGCTCAACGACGCTGCCCCCGTGAAGAAGACCGACAAGGGCGACCAGCCGACCTACAAGCTGTCGGTCAACGACATGATCATCAAGGCGATGGCCATGGCGTTGATGGAGGTTCCGGATGCGAACGCTTCGTGGACCGAGAGCGCGATGGTGAAGCACAAGCACGCCGATGTCGGCGTCGCCGTCTCCATTCCCGGCGGGCTGATCACGCCGATCGTGCGCAAGGCCGAGCTGAAGACGCTGTCCGCCATCTCCAACGAGATGAAGGACATGGCCGCGCGCGCCAAGACGCGCAAGCTGAAGCCGGAAGAATACCAGGGCGGCACCACTGCCGTTTCCAATCTCGGCATGTTCGGCATCAAGGATTTTGCGGCCGTCATCAATCCTCCGCATGCGACGATCCTTGCGGTGGGCGCCGGCGAGGAGCGGGCCGTCGTGAGGAACGGCGAGATCAAGGTCGCCACGATCATGTCGGTGACGCTCTCGACCGACCATCGCGCGGTCGATGGCGCGCTCGGCGCGGAACTGCTCGGCGCATTCAAGCGGTACATCGAGAACCCGATGGGGATGCTCGTCTAGGAAAACCAAACAGGAGGGAACTGGCATGTCCACGGGTGAACAGGTGCAAGGTCGGAGAAGGTCCTGGGTCTGGCTTGCGATCCTCGGCGTCATTTCCCTCATCGGTGGCATTCTGGCGCTCGCAAATCCCTTTGCGGCGACGCTTGCCGCGGTCATGCTCGCCGGATGGACGTTCCTGATCTTCGGTATCCTTCAGATCATCCAGGCGTTCGGAGACCGCGGCTGGTCTGGGTTCCTGTGGTCTCTGCTGCTTGGCCTGCTGACGACCGTTGTCGGCATTTCGCTGCTGTTCAATCCGGCCGCAGGGGCGCTCTCGCTCACCATGCTGGTCGCCGTGCTGTTCCTCGTGCTCGGCGTCGTGAAGGTGCTTTACGCCTTTTCGCTGCGCCCGGTGTCGGGCTGGGGCTGGGCGCTGGCCTCCGGCATCATCTCCATCCTGCTCGGCGTGATGATCTTTGCAGACTATCCATGGTCCGCCACGACAATCCTCGGCGTCCTGCTCGCGATCGAGCTCTTGTCGAACGGCATCTTCCTGCTGATGGTGGGGCTCGGCTTGCGCAGGGCATGACGCTCGCCAAGGCACATAGACACAAGACTGGGGGAACATCTTGAAGAACATACTTTGCTACGGGGATTCCCTGACCTGGGGGTACGATGCGGGGAAACTGGCGCGTCATCGCTTCGAGGACCGTTGGTCGAACGTCCTGCAGGCAGAACTCGGCAACGCTGCCCACGTCATCGAGGACGGCCTGAACGGCCGCACGACCGCCTTCGACGACAAGCTGGTCGCGGAGGACCGCAACGGCGCCAGCACGCTGCCCACTAGCCTTGCCACCCATTCGCCGCTCGACCTCGTCATCATCATGCTCGGCGCCAATGACATGAAGCCGTGGGTTCACGGTCGCGCCTTCGTCGCCGCCAACGGCATGGCGCGCCTGGTGAAAATAGTCCGCAATCACACCTACTTCTTCGAGGCGCCGGCGCCAGAGGTCATCATGGTGTCGCCGCCGCCGGTGACCCGCACGGACAATGTCGAGTTCTCCGAATATTTCGAGGGCGCCAACGTGTCGTCGACCCATCTCGCCAAGGCCTACCGTCAGTACGCCGAGCAGCTCGGCTGCGGCTTCTTCGACGCCGGCACGGTGGCGCAGACGACCCCGGTGGACGGCGTGCACCTCGACGCCGAAAACACCCGCGCGATCGGCAAGGGCATTGCCCCGCTCGTCAAGGCGACGCTGGGAATCTGAGAAGGACTGTTATTGTGGCTGAATCCTACGACGTCATCATCATCGGCTCGGGCCCGGGCGGCTATGTCACTGCCGTGCGCTCGGCCCAGCTCGGCTTCAAGACGGCGATCGTGGAGCGGGAGCACCTTGGCGGAATCTGCCTCAACTGGGGCTGCATCCCGACCAAGGCGCTGCTGCGCTCGGCCGAGATCAAGCATTTTGCCGAACACGCCAGGGACTACGGCCTCAAGATCGACGGGACGGTGACCGCCGACACGGCTGCGGTCGTCGACCGCTCGCGAAAGGTGTCGGCGAGGCTCAATGGCGGCGTCGGCTTCCTCATGAAGAAGAACAAGGTCGACGTGATCTGGGGCGAGGCCAAGCTGACCAAGGCGCCGGCGGGCGCGCAGCCCGGCGAGATCGTGGTGTCGAAGACGTCGAAGAAGCCGATGGAGCCGCAACATCCCGCGCCGAAGGGCACCAAGGGCGAGGGCGCATACACGGCCAAGCACATCATCGTGGCGACCGGCGCACGGCCGCGCGCTCTGCCCGGCATCGAGCCGGACGGCAAGCTGATCTGGACCTACTTTGAGGCGATGGTGCCGAAGGAGATGCCGAAGTCGCTCCTCGTGATGGGGTCGGGTGCGATCGGCATCGAGTTCGCCAGCTTCTACCGGACGATGGGCGCGGACGTGACGGTGGTCGAGCTGCTGCCGCAGGTGATGCCGGTGGAGGACGCGGAAGTCTCCAAGTTCGCGCAGAAGCAGTTCGAGAAGCAGGGCATGAAGATCCTGCTCGACGCCAAGGTGACCAAGGTCGAGAAGGCTGCCAACTCGATCACCGCGCATGTCGAGAAGAAGGACGGCACGGTCGAGAAGATCACGGCCGAGCGCATGATCTCGGCTGTCGGCGTCCAGGGCAATGTGGAGAACCTGGGTCTCGAGGCGCTCGGCGTGAAGGTCGAGCGCGGCGTCGTCGCGGTCGACGGCTACGGCCGCACCAACGTGCCGGGCATCTATGCCATCGGCGACGTCGCCGGCCCGCCGATGCTGGCACACAAGGCCGAGCACGAGGGCGTCATCTGCGTCGAGAAGATCGCCAACGTGCCGGGCGTGCACGGGCTGGACAAGTCGAAGATCCCCGGCTGCACCTACTGCAACCCGCAGGTGGCGTCGGTCGGCCTGACAGAGGCGAAGGCCAAGGAGTCCGGCTACGACATCCGCGTCGGCCGCTTCCAGTTCGGCGCCAATGGCAAGGCCATCGCGCTCGGCGAGGATCAGGGTTTCATCAAGACCATCTTCGACAAGAAGACCGGGCAGCTGCTCGGCGCGCACATGATCGGCGCAGAGGTCACCGAACTCATCCAGGGTTTTGTGGTCGCCATGAATCTCGAGACGACCGAGGAAGAGCTGATGCACAGCGTCTTCCCGCATCCGACGCTGTCGGAGATGATGAAGGAGAGCGTCCTCGACGCTTACGGCCGTGCATTGAACGCATGACGAGTTCGTCGGCCTGATGGAACTCCCGTTCGGCGGACGCCTTTCATCGGGCGTTCGCGGATTGCAGAGGAGACAGGCGCATGAATGGTGTGGGATGGATCGCCGCCATCATCATTGGCGGGCTGGCCGGCTGGCTGGCGGAGAAGTTCATGGAGAGCGAAATGGGGCTCTTGATGAACATCGTGCTGGGGATTGTAGGAGCGGTGCTGCTCAATGCGCTCCTGGGCGCGATCGGCATAAATATCGGGATGGGCTGGATCTCGTATCTGGTCGCCGGCTTCATCGGCGGCTCGCTGCTGATCTTCGTCGCCCGGGCGCTGAGACGCTGAACGCGCGCATGGCTGCCATTCCCGAATGGGCGCAGCAGCACGCCGCAGTGGTCTTCCTATTGCGGCGCAAAGGCATTACATCGACCCGGAACGCTGGTGTTCCGGGCCGCAGGACCGGGTCCATCCGGCAGAACTGACACGAGATCGCGAAAGGCAGCCGAATTCGATGGTCACTGTCCTCGACACGATTGCTGCGCCACGGCCGCGCCATCCGGAAAAGGCGCACCGGCCTGACCAGGAGATGCTGCGCAAGCCGGACTGGATCCGCGTGCGCGCGCCCGTGTCGAAGGGCTACAGCGAGACGCGCGAGATCGTGAAGTCGCACGGACTGGTGACGGTCTGCGAGGAAGCAGGCTGCCCCAACATCGGCGAGTGCTGGGACAAGAAGCACGCCACCTTCATGATCATGGGCGAGATCTGCACGCGCGCCTGCGCGTTCTGCAACGTCGCCACCGGCATTCCGACCGCACTCGACCCGAACGAGCCTGAGAGCGTGGCGCAGGCCGTCGCCAAAATGGGGCTTTCCCACGTGGTGATCACGTCGGTTGACCGCGACGACCTCGACGACGGCGGCGCCCAGCATTTCGCCGACGTGATCCAAGCCATCCGCCGCGTCGCTCCGGCGACCACCATCGAGATCCTGACGCCGGACTTCCTGCGCAAGGAAGGCGCGCTGGAGGTGGTGGTGGCGGCCAAGCCGGACGTCTTCAACCACAACCTCGAGACGGTCCCTTCGAAGTACCTCAAGGTGCGGCCGGGGGCCCGCTACTTCCACTCGATCAGGCTGCTGCAGCGGGTGAAGGAGCTCGACCCGACGATCTTCACCAAGTCCGGCATCATGGTCGGTCTCGGCGAGGAGCGGAACGAGATCCTGCAACTCATGGACGACCTGCGCACCGCCAATGTCGACTTCATGACGATCGGCCAGTACCTCGCGCCGTCGAAGAAGCACCATGCGGTGATGCGCTTCGTGACGCCGGACGAGTTCAAGTCATTCGAGACGGTCGCCTATACCAAGGGGTTCCTGATGGTCGCGTCGAGCCCGCTGACGCGGTCGTCGCATCACGCCGGCGAGGATTTCGAAAGGCTGCGCGCCGCCCGTGAGGCGCAGCTCAAGAAGTCCGCCTAGACGTCCTGGAGCCATGCCGCAGTTCGAAACCACGCGGCGCGTGAAGCATGCAGCGGACAAGATGTTCGCGCTGGTCGCCGACGTCGAGAAGTACCCTGAATTCCTGCCGCTCTGCGAGGGGCTGACCGTGCGCTCGCGCCGCGAGCGGGACGGGCGGACGATCCTCATCGCCGACATGACGGTGGGCTACAAGGCGATCCGCGAGACTTTTACCAGCCAGGTGCACCTGAAGCCCGATGAACTGGCGATCGACGTCAAATATCTCGACGGGCCGTTCAAGTATCTGAGCAATGTCTGGCGTTTCGACCCGCAAGGCGATCAGGGGTGCGAAATCCATTTCTTCATCGACTACGAGTTCAAGAGCCGCATCCTCGGTGCGGTGATGGGCGCCATGTTCGACCGCGCCTTCCGCATGTTCACCGACGCATTCGAGAAGCGCGCGGATGCGATCTACGGTCTCAGCAAGGACGGGCATTCAGCATGACGGCAAACACCACGAAGGCCGCCGCCGACTATGTGCTGGCGATCGGTACGCCCGATGTCGACGACTATCGGCGGTTGCGGCACATTTCGGGACTCAGCAAGATGAGCCTCGAGGCTGCCATGCGCGGGCTGCCGAATACGATCCACGCGGTCACAATCGGCTGGAATGGAAGCGTCGTCGGAATGGGGCGCATCATCGGCGACGGCGGTTGCTTCTATCAAGTCACGGACATCGCCGTTGACCCCGACCACCAGGGCCGGGGTCTCGGCAAGATGATCGTGAAGGCGCTTGTCGACTATCTTCGCACGTCTGTGCCGAGCACGGCCTATGTCAGCCTGATCGCGGACGGGGAGGCGAGCGAACTCTATGCCCAGTTCGGTTTCGTGCCGACTGCCCCGGCTTCCATCGGCATGGCGTTGAAGCGGTAGCGGAAGCGAAGCGGAGGCCTTGTCAGGCCAACGCCTTGAGGCCGAGTTCGAGCGCGGTCTTCACCGTCTCCCGGCGCACGAAGTCTCGGCCTTTGTTCTCGAACAGCCCTTTCTCGGCGAAGGCCGGCTGACCAGTCACGGCGACCCCGAACCAGACCAGACCGACCGGCTTTTCCGCCGAGCCGCCATCTGGCCCGGCAATGCCGGTGACCGCGAGCGCAATGCCGGCGCGGGAATTCTTCAGAGCTCCGGCCGCCATCTCGAGCGCGGTCTCTTGCGAAACCGCACCATGCGCGTCCAGAGTCGACTTGCGAACGCCGAGCATCTCCATCTTGGCGTCGTTGGAATAGGTGACGAAGCCGCGGTCGACCATGGAAGACGAGCCGGGAATGTCGGTCAGGCGCGCGATGATGAGGCCGCCGGTGCAGCTCTCGGCCGTTGCCGCCAGTATCTTGCGAGCCTCGCAAGCCTTCAGGAAACGATCGGCAAGAGGATCGATCTCGCTCATGCGGGCAGTTCTCCGGGATAGACGACCGTCGCGGTCGCGATCGCCGCGATGCCTTCCTCGCGGCCGACGAAGCCAAGGCGCTCGTTGGTCGTCGCCTTGACGGAGATGCGCGACGGATCGATGCCGAGCATCTGCGCGACAGCGGCGACCATCGCCTCGCGGTGAGGGCCGATCTTCGGCGCTTCGCAGATCAGCGTCATGTCCGCATTGGCGATGCGCCCGCCATGCTCGCGCACGAGGCGCGCGGCATGCTCCACGAAGATGTGCGAGGCGGCGCCCTTCCACTGCGGGTCGGAGGGCGGGAAATGCGTGCCGATGTCGCCGCCGCCGCATGTCGCCAGCAGCGCGTCGGTCAAGGCGTGCAGCGCAACGTCGGCGTCCGAATGGCCGTTCAGCTTCCTGGTGTGAGGGATCTTTACGCCGGCGAGCCAGACATGATCGCCCGCCTCGAACGAGTGCACGTCGTAGCCGTTGCCGGTGCGCACGTCCGGGAAGAGCATGGTGTCGGAGAGCCGTTGGTCGGCCATTTCGATGTCCTTTGCCCAGGTGAGTTTCTGGTTGTCCGGCGAACCCCGGACAAGCTTGACCGGAATGTTCGCCCATTCGGCGATCGCGGCGTCGTCGGTGAAATCGGTCCTGCCCGCGCGATCGGCCTTCATGTGAGCAGCATGGATCGGCCAGAATGGGAAGCCCTGCGGCGTCTGTGCGGCAAACAGCCCCTCGCGCGCAACGGTCCCGGAGACCAGGTCGCCATCCCCACCACGTTTCAACGTGTCCGAAACGGGGATTGCAGGGAGGGCGGCTTGCCTCTCTTCTACCGCATCGATGATCCGATCGATCAGGTCGGTGTCGACGAATGGCCGCGCGGCGTCGTGAATGAGAACCTTCGATGGCGCAGTCTCGCGCAGCGCCTGCAGTCCGGCCAATACGGACGCCTGGCGGCTGGCGCCGCCGTCAATGGCCTGCACCCTGGAGGCGAGGTCGCCGATTGCCGCTTCGTAGAGCGGGCGGTCGGCGGGATGGATGGCGACCACGATCCGCCCAATGCCGCGATGGCTGAGGATCGCCTCGACGCTGCGGCGAAGAATGGTTTTTCCGCCAACGGATCTGTACTGTTTGGGCAGGTCGCCGCCGCCGGCCCGTTCGCCGCGCCCCGCAGCCACGATCACCACCGCCACGTTGCCTGCGGCGGCATTTTTCATATCCGTCGTCATGCTTCGGCCTTAGTACGGCGGTTTCGGTTCCGCCAGCTAATTCCAGAAATCGACATTTTGTGCGGCGACTTGCCGATTGCGCGTCCAACCAAATCTGGCTAGAGAATGTGCACGAGGTGTCTCTGCCCTGTTTTTGTGCATGACGAAACTTGAACAACTCTCCCAGCCGCTCCAGATCGGACCGGTTTCCATCCGCAATCGCGTGTTCCAGGCACCCATGTCCGGGATCACCGACGAGCCAATGCGTCGCCGCGCCTATCAGCACGGCGCGGGGCTGGTCGTCTCCGAGATGGTCGCGAGCGGCGAACTTGCTCGCGGCCGGGGCGATACCGAGCGCCGGATACGGCACTCCGGCCTGGCGGTTCACATGATCCAGCTTGCGGGCCGCGAGGCGGCGGCCATGGCCGAGGCGGCGACCATAGCGGAAGGCGAGGGCGCCGATATCATCGACATCAACATGGGCTGCCCGGCGAAGAAGGTCACCGGGGGCTATTGCGGCTCCGCGCTGATGCGCGACCTCGATCACGCGTTGAGGCTGATCGATGCGGTGATAGGCGCGGTCGCCGTACCGGTTACGGTGAAGATGCGGCTCGGTTGGGACGAGACGGCGCTCAACGCGCCGGTGCTGGCGCAAAGGGCCGAGCAGGCAGGCGTCGCCATGGTCACCGTGCATGGCCGCACGCGCTGCCAGTTTTACAAGGGCAAGGCGGACTGGGGGGCGATCGCCCGTATTAAGGAGGCTGTGTCCATCCCCGTCGTGGCCAACGGGGACGTTGGCACGCCCGCGGACGCCGCGACAATCTTGGAACAGTCCGGAGCGGACGCGGTGATGGTCGGGCGCGCGCACTACGGCGCGCCGTGGGCCGCGGCCGAGATCGCGGCTGCGGCAGGCGGCGGGTCGGGCGAGCGGGTTGGACCAACGCCCGCCGCGATCGCCGACTACGTGGTCTCGCACTACGAGGACATGCTTTCGCTCTACGGCGTGGAGAGCGGGCTCAGGCAGGCGCGCAAGCACCTCGGTTGGTATCTCGACCGCCATGCTGGCGGATCGACGGAAGAGCTCAGGCGATCGGTGATGACATCATTCGACCCGGCACAGGTGATTTCAAGCGTCAGGGAAGCCTTTGCGCCGGCAGGCGACGGCTCGGGGGAAAGGGCGGCCGCATGAATGTGACGTCCCCACAGGCGAACATGGAAGACGCCGCGCAGATCGTTCTCAACACCATCCGCCGACCGGTGATCATGGTCGCTCCGGACGGATACATCACATTCGCCAACGCCGATGCGGAGGACTTCTTCCGTTGCAGCGCCAATGTGCTGGCGCGCAGCCTTCTGTCGAAGTTCGTGCCGTTCGACAGCCCCCTGCTGACGCTGGTGGAGCAGGTGCGCGAACGGCTGAGCCCAGTCAACGAATATCGGGTCGACGTGTCGTCGCCGCGTCTGGGCGAGGAAAAGATGGTCGATCTGTACGCAGCGCCGGTGCCCGAGTTTCCCGGCTCGGTGGTGGTGATGTTTCAGGAACGCTCGATGGCGGACAAGATCGACCGCCAGATGACGCATCGCGGCGCAGCGCGGTCGGTGTCCGGCCTTGCCGCCATGCTGGCGCACGAGATCAAGAATCCTTTGTCGGGCATCCGCGGTGCGGCCCAACTGCTGGAACTGTCCGCCTCAGACGAGGATCGCGCGCTGACGCGCCTGATCACTGATGAGACCGACCGCATCGTCGCGCTGGTCGACCGGATGGAGGTGTTTTCCGACGAGCGTCCGATCGATCGTTATCCGGTCAACATCCATGTTGTGCTCGACCATGTGGAGGCAATCGCCAGGAACGGCTTCGCCAGGGGGATAAGGATCGTCCAGGACTATGACCCGTCGCTGCCCCCGGTCTATGCCAACCGCGACCAACTCATCCAGGTGTTCCTCAACCTGATCAAGAACGCCGCTGAGGCGGTGGGGTCGGATCCGCAGGCCGAGATCACGCTGACGACAGCGTTCCGGCCCGGCATCCGCGTCTCGGTTCCCGGCACGTCCGACCGCGTGTCGCTGCCGCTCGAGTTCTGCGTCCGCGACAACGGGCCCGGCGTGTCGGAGGACATCCTCCCCATACTGTTCGATCCCTTCATAACCACCAAGCTCAACGGTTCAGGGCTGGGGCTGGCGCTCGTCGCCAAGATCGTCGGCGAGCATGGCGGCATCGTCGAATGCGAGTCGACACCGCGTGGCACGAACTTTCGTGTTCTCATGCCGGCCTGGAAGGAAAACACGCCCATCGGCGAAGACGAGGACGGAGGACATACATGAACGCGCCCGGCCAGATCCTCGTCGCCGACGACGATGCCGCCATCCGCACCGTTCTGAACCAGGCGCTGATCCGCTCCGGCCACGAGGTGCGGGTGACGTCGAATGCGCAGACCCTGTGGCGATGGGTGGCTGCCGGCGACGGCGACCTCGTCATCACCGACGTGGTGATGCCGGACGGCAACGCCTTCGATATGCTCCCGCGCATCAAGAAGGCGCGGCCGG
This portion of the Mesorhizobium shangrilense genome encodes:
- a CDS encoding HdeD family acid-resistance protein, with protein sequence MSTGEQVQGRRRSWVWLAILGVISLIGGILALANPFAATLAAVMLAGWTFLIFGILQIIQAFGDRGWSGFLWSLLLGLLTTVVGISLLFNPAAGALSLTMLVAVLFLVLGVVKVLYAFSLRPVSGWGWALASGIISILLGVMIFADYPWSATTILGVLLAIELLSNGIFLLMVGLGLRRA
- a CDS encoding SGNH/GDSL hydrolase family protein, giving the protein MLKNILCYGDSLTWGYDAGKLARHRFEDRWSNVLQAELGNAAHVIEDGLNGRTTAFDDKLVAEDRNGASTLPTSLATHSPLDLVIIMLGANDMKPWVHGRAFVAANGMARLVKIVRNHTYFFEAPAPEVIMVSPPPVTRTDNVEFSEYFEGANVSSTHLAKAYRQYAEQLGCGFFDAGTVAQTTPVDGVHLDAENTRAIGKGIAPLVKATLGI
- the lpdA gene encoding dihydrolipoyl dehydrogenase; translated protein: MAESYDVIIIGSGPGGYVTAVRSAQLGFKTAIVEREHLGGICLNWGCIPTKALLRSAEIKHFAEHARDYGLKIDGTVTADTAAVVDRSRKVSARLNGGVGFLMKKNKVDVIWGEAKLTKAPAGAQPGEIVVSKTSKKPMEPQHPAPKGTKGEGAYTAKHIIVATGARPRALPGIEPDGKLIWTYFEAMVPKEMPKSLLVMGSGAIGIEFASFYRTMGADVTVVELLPQVMPVEDAEVSKFAQKQFEKQGMKILLDAKVTKVEKAANSITAHVEKKDGTVEKITAERMISAVGVQGNVENLGLEALGVKVERGVVAVDGYGRTNVPGIYAIGDVAGPPMLAHKAEHEGVICVEKIANVPGVHGLDKSKIPGCTYCNPQVASVGLTEAKAKESGYDIRVGRFQFGANGKAIALGEDQGFIKTIFDKKTGQLLGAHMIGAEVTELIQGFVVAMNLETTEEELMHSVFPHPTLSEMMKESVLDAYGRALNA
- a CDS encoding GlsB/YeaQ/YmgE family stress response membrane protein, producing the protein MNGVGWIAAIIIGGLAGWLAEKFMESEMGLLMNIVLGIVGAVLLNALLGAIGINIGMGWISYLVAGFIGGSLLIFVARALRR
- the lipA gene encoding lipoyl synthase; translation: MVTVLDTIAAPRPRHPEKAHRPDQEMLRKPDWIRVRAPVSKGYSETREIVKSHGLVTVCEEAGCPNIGECWDKKHATFMIMGEICTRACAFCNVATGIPTALDPNEPESVAQAVAKMGLSHVVITSVDRDDLDDGGAQHFADVIQAIRRVAPATTIEILTPDFLRKEGALEVVVAAKPDVFNHNLETVPSKYLKVRPGARYFHSIRLLQRVKELDPTIFTKSGIMVGLGEERNEILQLMDDLRTANVDFMTIGQYLAPSKKHHAVMRFVTPDEFKSFETVAYTKGFLMVASSPLTRSSHHAGEDFERLRAAREAQLKKSA
- a CDS encoding type II toxin-antitoxin system RatA family toxin; this translates as MPQFETTRRVKHAADKMFALVADVEKYPEFLPLCEGLTVRSRRERDGRTILIADMTVGYKAIRETFTSQVHLKPDELAIDVKYLDGPFKYLSNVWRFDPQGDQGCEIHFFIDYEFKSRILGAVMGAMFDRAFRMFTDAFEKRADAIYGLSKDGHSA
- a CDS encoding GNAT family N-acetyltransferase translates to MTANTTKAAADYVLAIGTPDVDDYRRLRHISGLSKMSLEAAMRGLPNTIHAVTIGWNGSVVGMGRIIGDGGCFYQVTDIAVDPDHQGRGLGKMIVKALVDYLRTSVPSTAYVSLIADGEASELYAQFGFVPTAPASIGMALKR
- a CDS encoding CinA family protein, translated to MSEIDPLADRFLKACEARKILAATAESCTGGLIIARLTDIPGSSSMVDRGFVTYSNDAKMEMLGVRKSTLDAHGAVSQETALEMAAGALKNSRAGIALAVTGIAGPDGGSAEKPVGLVWFGVAVTGQPAFAEKGLFENKGRDFVRRETVKTALELGLKALA
- a CDS encoding bifunctional 2-C-methyl-D-erythritol 4-phosphate cytidylyltransferase/2-C-methyl-D-erythritol 2,4-cyclodiphosphate synthase, producing MTTDMKNAAAGNVAVVIVAAGRGERAGGGDLPKQYRSVGGKTILRRSVEAILSHRGIGRIVVAIHPADRPLYEAAIGDLASRVQAIDGGASRQASVLAGLQALRETAPSKVLIHDAARPFVDTDLIDRIIDAVEERQAALPAIPVSDTLKRGGDGDLVSGTVAREGLFAAQTPQGFPFWPIHAAHMKADRAGRTDFTDDAAIAEWANIPVKLVRGSPDNQKLTWAKDIEMADQRLSDTMLFPDVRTGNGYDVHSFEAGDHVWLAGVKIPHTRKLNGHSDADVALHALTDALLATCGGGDIGTHFPPSDPQWKGAASHIFVEHAARLVREHGGRIANADMTLICEAPKIGPHREAMVAAVAQMLGIDPSRISVKATTNERLGFVGREEGIAAIATATVVYPGELPA
- the dusB gene encoding tRNA dihydrouridine synthase DusB — its product is MTKLEQLSQPLQIGPVSIRNRVFQAPMSGITDEPMRRRAYQHGAGLVVSEMVASGELARGRGDTERRIRHSGLAVHMIQLAGREAAAMAEAATIAEGEGADIIDINMGCPAKKVTGGYCGSALMRDLDHALRLIDAVIGAVAVPVTVKMRLGWDETALNAPVLAQRAEQAGVAMVTVHGRTRCQFYKGKADWGAIARIKEAVSIPVVANGDVGTPADAATILEQSGADAVMVGRAHYGAPWAAAEIAAAAGGGSGERVGPTPAAIADYVVSHYEDMLSLYGVESGLRQARKHLGWYLDRHAGGSTEELRRSVMTSFDPAQVISSVREAFAPAGDGSGERAAA
- a CDS encoding two-component system sensor histidine kinase NtrB; the protein is MNVTSPQANMEDAAQIVLNTIRRPVIMVAPDGYITFANADAEDFFRCSANVLARSLLSKFVPFDSPLLTLVEQVRERLSPVNEYRVDVSSPRLGEEKMVDLYAAPVPEFPGSVVVMFQERSMADKIDRQMTHRGAARSVSGLAAMLAHEIKNPLSGIRGAAQLLELSASDEDRALTRLITDETDRIVALVDRMEVFSDERPIDRYPVNIHVVLDHVEAIARNGFARGIRIVQDYDPSLPPVYANRDQLIQVFLNLIKNAAEAVGSDPQAEITLTTAFRPGIRVSVPGTSDRVSLPLEFCVRDNGPGVSEDILPILFDPFITTKLNGSGLGLALVAKIVGEHGGIVECESTPRGTNFRVLMPAWKENTPIGEDEDGGHT